ATTATGGCGCTCCAATAAGTTTAGTATTGATCCAGATTTTATACCAGGAAACTTTATAAGCTATCCAACCCCGAGATCGTATTCATTAGGTATAAGTGTAAAATTTAAATGAATCACTATGTTGAAATTTTCAATACATATAATTGCAATAATGGCACTTTCCGCAATGATTTCCTGTAGTAAGGATTTCCTTAATGAAAAGCCTAGCACTGATTTGGTTATCCCAAATAGTTTGTCTGATTTAGATTTGATGTTGGAAGATATAAATACCACCTTCTCTTTCAGTCCAGAAATCGGAGAATTTTCAGCAGACGATTACTATTTGCCGAGTTTGGCAAGTTGGCAAGCATTCGGTGATACAAAAATTAGGAATTGTTATGTCTGGAATGCTGATATTTATGAAGGGCTTACTGATATTGACGACTGGAATGTGCCTTATAAGCAGATTTTTAGTTGTAACAATATTTTTAAAGTACTTTCAAATATTAATATAACTGATGAAAATAGGAATCAGTGGAAGGGAATAAAGGGTAGTGCTCATTTCTTACGGGCCTATGCGTATTTTAACCTAACTCAAATTTTTTGTCTTGCTTACGATTCCACTACAGCAAAAGAAAATCTAGGACTTCCAATTAAAACTGATCCTGATATAAACAAGAAGGTAAAAAGATCAAATTTATTTCAAACATATAATCAAATAATTTCGGATCTACAAGAAGCGGAATTAAATATCTTTCGCGATTTTAATGATAAGAAACCATATAGACCAACACTTCTTACCGTATATTCCTTGTTTGCAAGAGTGTATTTGGTAATGGGAAATCATGAAAAGGCTGGTCTGTATGCTAACAAAGTTATTTCATTGAAAAATACTTTGATTAAATTTTCAACACTTAGTAAAACAGCCAGAAATCCTTGGCCCGTTTTGCCACAAAATATAAATCCAGAAATGATTTTTTATGACAGATTTGTTAGAAATTTCTATTTATCCTCTTCAAATTCTGCTTTAATTGTCGATAGCAATTTAATCAAGCTGTATGAACCTAATGACCTTAGAAAAACTATTTATTTTCGTTCAATTGGAAATAACTCGCTTTCTTTGAAAGCCAGTTATATTAACACTTCTTATTGTTTTACTGGGTTAGCTCTCGATGAAATGTATTTAATAAGTGCTGAATCATCTGCAAGGGCAGGTGATTTTCATAGTGCAATGAAAACATTAAATATACTATTGAAATCAAGGTGGGACGTTGATGCAAATGGGCAATCAATGTATGTGGATAAAAATGCCTCAGATAGCAAAGAGGCATTGTCTATTATTATCTCTGAAAGGAGGAAAGAACTTGCATTTCGAGGAATAAGGTGGACAGACATTAAAAGATTAAATATAGAAGGATACCAAATTACTATAAAGAGAATTTTAGACAATAAAGAATATTCATTACAACCAAATGATAAAAAGTATGCTTTGCCTATTCCAAAAAATGAAATTGATCTAGGAGGTATTGAACAGAATGAACGGTGATAGTATAAAAGAAATACCCGAAAGCATTTGCTTCCGGGTATTTTTTTTACAATTGAACGCGGTTTCCACTGCATTGAACAAAAGTACCGTCAGCCTTTTTTACATAGCGGCACGTTGCCTGAGCATTAGGATTGCACCCGTAGTCGTCCAGATAGGTTCCGGGAATCTGAAAACTAGGGTTGTCTATTGGTTGAGTATAACCAATGGGAGCGGTTGCACAAAGTGGGTCATCTGCAAATGCAAATGCTGATAAGGTACCCAACACTAAGGCTGCGGATGCCATTAAAACTTTAATTTTTTTCATAACACTAAAATTTACATGGTGATTAAATAGAAATTACAAGTAAGCCTGAAAGGTAGACCACACCTGTTATTTGCGCGCAATAACTATTTTGAAAGGCATTATTTATATAGAATAATTAAATTTCCTGAACATGCAACGAAATATCCATCCGTTTTTTTGACATACCTGCATATTTCCGTTGTGCTTGGAATGCACAAGTATGTGATGCCATAAGTTCCGGGAATAATATATGTAGGATTGTCGATAGGTTGAATATATCCCACCGGCGAAATTGCGCATACAGGATCATCCGCAAAAGCAAATGCTGGAATGATGCCAGACGCCATAGCAAAAATGACAACCAATGTTCTTACTTTTTTCATCCTTACCTTATTATTACGTAGCTAGCTGCTTTTGCTTCGGTAGCGTAGGATTTTTTTGTAAAAAAATGCCAATGATTCCAAGAGCGACATATCCCAGGTTGAACCAAAAATGTTCCGGCCAGTCCATTGCCGCCATAAACCCGCCGCAACTACACGGCACCTTGAAATTCTCACGACCAAACCAAATTATGCCGACATACACCGTGAATACAGCCATCAGCGCTGTAGCACCGTAAAGACCCCATTTTCTGGTGCGCCCTACCGCCATCAGTATGCACAGTACTATTTCAAGTGAAGGAATGAACCAGGTTAAAAAGGGAGCAAACATCGTATCAAACGGCTGATTCCACATTTGCTGATACGTTTTATCGTAGTGGATCAACTTTGTAACTCCGGCATACATAAGCATAGCAATGTAGAGGAATACAATCACCTCCAGGGCAATGTCGCGTCTTTTCATGGTCAACGTAAATAAAGGTTTGCAACAATGGGCTTACGATTAGCTGGCAACATAACGTGGTCGTAAATCCAACTCAAAATTCTTTAATTTCTGCTGCGCCTGGTTGTCATTTCTTGATTGCTGTATTCATGCGCTACATATTTCGCCGCATACCCGATAGACCTTTATCTTTTCGTACCTGGCTAGGCGTTGCCTGGTAATAACGGTCAAACGCACGGGTGAAATTCGATTTTGAATTGTACCCCAGTTCATCCGCTATTTCCGCGATGGGCTTCTCACTATCCACGATAAGCAGCAAAGCCTTTTCCATCACCCGTAGCCGTAGGTAATCGACAAAGTGTATTTTAAATAGAAAATGGAACTGCCTGGAAATGGTAGAAGGTTCGATGTGATATTTCTTTGCCAAGTTATCAAGCGAGTATAGCTTGATGTTTGGCTCGTTGCTGATGGCCTGTTTTATTTCCAGTAATGTTTCCTTGTAGATAGAATAGGGCAGATCCTCCGTACTCCGGTCCTCCAGGATAGACGAATTTGCCTGCACCAGCAATTGCAGGAGCTGCGTCTTTAACTGTAATGCAACGCTGGTAGATCCATCGGATGCGACCAGGTGCTCTATCAACTGGCGAATCTCGTAGGTAAGAGGAAAGGTTACCAGCGGGATGCCTGCCTGCGGGCTTTCCCGGATATACTCCAATGCTTCGCTGAAATCTTTCAGGTCCTTTGAGAGTTCTTCCAGCAGGTGGCTGGTGAACTCCACATGAAAACTGATGAAAGGGACAGCACCTATCGTTGCCAGATTTGCCCCCGGCACCAGATAGAAAATTCCTGCCATGCCCTCTTTAAGAATGTGTATATGGTTACCACCCGCCAGTTCCCCCATAGCGTTGCCACGCAAAGTAAACTGCAACGCAATCGTCGGTTTGCTGGCGACAATATGTACCTGTTGAGAACTTGTAAAATGGAGATAGTAATAATGAAGCGTAAAGTCGCGGTGAAATAGCTTCGCTTTGGCGGCCCATCCGCCAGGATATTCCCGGTAGTCTTTGGTTAACCAGCAAGGAAGCAATTTTTTCAAGACAGCAGGCAATGGCCGGGGCTTTCCATTGTCAATGCCACCGGCAAAGGGTTGAACAATGAGCTCCATACGGAATAAGGTTTTGTTT
The genomic region above belongs to Chitinophaga sp. 180180018-3 and contains:
- a CDS encoding RagB/SusD family nutrient uptake outer membrane protein, which produces MLKFSIHIIAIMALSAMISCSKDFLNEKPSTDLVIPNSLSDLDLMLEDINTTFSFSPEIGEFSADDYYLPSLASWQAFGDTKIRNCYVWNADIYEGLTDIDDWNVPYKQIFSCNNIFKVLSNINITDENRNQWKGIKGSAHFLRAYAYFNLTQIFCLAYDSTTAKENLGLPIKTDPDINKKVKRSNLFQTYNQIISDLQEAELNIFRDFNDKKPYRPTLLTVYSLFARVYLVMGNHEKAGLYANKVISLKNTLIKFSTLSKTARNPWPVLPQNINPEMIFYDRFVRNFYLSSSNSALIVDSNLIKLYEPNDLRKTIYFRSIGNNSLSLKASYINTSYCFTGLALDEMYLISAESSARAGDFHSAMKTLNILLKSRWDVDANGQSMYVDKNASDSKEALSIIISERRKELAFRGIRWTDIKRLNIEGYQITIKRILDNKEYSLQPNDKKYALPIPKNEIDLGGIEQNER
- a CDS encoding MauE/DoxX family redox-associated membrane protein, with the translated sequence MKRRDIALEVIVFLYIAMLMYAGVTKLIHYDKTYQQMWNQPFDTMFAPFLTWFIPSLEIVLCILMAVGRTRKWGLYGATALMAVFTVYVGIIWFGRENFKVPCSCGGFMAAMDWPEHFWFNLGYVALGIIGIFLQKNPTLPKQKQLAT
- a CDS encoding helix-turn-helix transcriptional regulator — its product is MELIVQPFAGGIDNGKPRPLPAVLKKLLPCWLTKDYREYPGGWAAKAKLFHRDFTLHYYYLHFTSSQQVHIVASKPTIALQFTLRGNAMGELAGGNHIHILKEGMAGIFYLVPGANLATIGAVPFISFHVEFTSHLLEELSKDLKDFSEALEYIRESPQAGIPLVTFPLTYEIRQLIEHLVASDGSTSVALQLKTQLLQLLVQANSSILEDRSTEDLPYSIYKETLLEIKQAISNEPNIKLYSLDNLAKKYHIEPSTISRQFHFLFKIHFVDYLRLRVMEKALLLIVDSEKPIAEIADELGYNSKSNFTRAFDRYYQATPSQVRKDKGLSGMRRNM